A single window of Deltaproteobacteria bacterium DNA harbors:
- a CDS encoding YceI family protein: AFGPNSGGGTDPSGALDIALRRLKPEAIFLMTDGVFDAASSGAVIAAGNPAKKVEINTICFHDQMGEQICKQIAADNNGSYRYVPPPAGLQHFAIDDLYSSAFVGVQHAKAGQYWAAFHDVSGSFALTQGNWPQLTVRVGAKSLDCDGEDFARVHMGSAFLNTNKNPEFVLTTTSLSGSQVSSDSFSLDGELTIAGKTRPITVRASRTGQSRTSLGNCAGFEVRFDLNPTDFGLKFPPDSEFGGKVEVLLDIEGIAKAAQPLVNAGYSPTGSGGPTGSGGLPPNVRSSPSSGQQQGQSGAGQSGAGQSGAGQSGAGQSGAGQSGAGQSGAGQSGAGQSGAGQSGAGQSGAGQSGAGQSGAGQSGAGQSGAGQSGAGQS; the protein is encoded by the coding sequence CCGCCTTCGGACCAAATTCTGGTGGGGGCACCGATCCGAGTGGTGCGCTTGACATCGCGCTGCGGCGCCTGAAACCCGAAGCGATCTTCCTGATGACGGACGGCGTCTTCGACGCTGCAAGTTCTGGTGCAGTCATCGCAGCAGGCAATCCTGCCAAGAAGGTGGAGATCAACACGATCTGCTTCCACGATCAGATGGGAGAGCAGATTTGCAAGCAGATCGCCGCAGACAACAATGGGAGTTACCGCTATGTGCCGCCACCAGCAGGACTGCAGCATTTCGCTATCGACGATCTCTACAGTTCTGCATTCGTCGGCGTGCAACACGCGAAGGCGGGGCAGTACTGGGCCGCTTTCCACGATGTGTCAGGCTCCTTCGCGCTGACGCAGGGAAACTGGCCTCAACTCACCGTGCGGGTGGGGGCGAAATCGCTTGACTGCGATGGCGAGGACTTTGCTCGCGTGCACATGGGATCCGCGTTCCTGAATACCAACAAGAACCCCGAGTTTGTGCTGACGACGACATCGCTCTCCGGATCGCAGGTTTCGAGCGACTCCTTTTCGCTCGATGGAGAGTTGACAATCGCAGGCAAGACGCGACCGATCACCGTGCGAGCTTCACGGACGGGGCAGTCGCGGACATCGCTTGGCAACTGTGCTGGGTTCGAAGTGCGTTTCGATCTGAATCCAACGGACTTTGGACTGAAGTTCCCACCTGACAGTGAGTTTGGGGGGAAGGTGGAAGTGCTTCTGGATATAGAGGGGATTGCGAAGGCAGCGCAGCCGTTGGTGAACGCTGGCTACTCGCCCACGGGCTCGGGCGGACCAACGGGTTCGGGAGGACTTCCTCCAAACGTGCGTTCGTCGCCATCCTCGGGGCAACAGCAGGGCCAGAGTGGTGCTGGCCAGAGTGGTGCTGGTCAGAGTGGTGCTGGTCAGAGTGGTGCTGGTCAGAGTGGTGCTGGCCAGAGTGGCGCTGGCCAGAGTGGCGCTGGCCAGAGTGGCGCCGGCCAGAGTGGCGCCGGCCAGAGTGGCGCCGGCCAGAGTGGCGCTGGCCAGAGTGGCGCCGGCCAGAGTGGCGCCGGCCAGAGTGGCGCCGGCCAGAGTGGCGCCGGCCAGAGTGGCGCCGGCCAGAGT